Genomic DNA from Solanum dulcamara chromosome 4, daSolDulc1.2, whole genome shotgun sequence:
TTAGAACAGTGCCTCTCGATGATAACAAATACGAAGAAGTTCTAGATCCAGATTTTGGGGAGTCAGCTATTGGCCGTGTAGCACCTGTTGACTCAGGTAAGTGTTTACTTTTCATTCCCTTCATTTAGTCTTAAGTCTCGTAGTGTCTGGTTATTCACAGGAGAATTCAAACTTATTGTTTATTAACTAATGATCGAACATTTGGGAACTATAGTTACTTGATCAGTTAAAGAAAAAGTTGTCTTAGAAAGAGGAGAACTTTTCTCAGATTTTCACTTACTGTATAAACTACATTTGAATTTTTCCTTTGAGAGCAATTTACTATTACATTTGTACACCTTACAAAAATGGAAAGTGGATGCCAATGTGGACTGGACTTAAGTAGAAAATTGGTTGTTGAATGTTAGAAGAGAGTATTACTTACCTTTCTAAAAAATGTAAGAAGAGAGTATCTAGGTTAATTGATTCTAGTTGCTGTAAGTGTTTATCACTAGTGAAGAGGTATTTCACAGTTATAGTATATTGTTTGTTTCTTCTTAGGATGTCCTCTAGAAAACTAAATAACTCAATAATATCAGAAGGTAAGGGAAGAAAATTGGTCAAGAAAAGAATCATCACAAAAGTTTGTTACTTTAGTTCCATTTGTTAAATGGATATTGAAAGATCTAAAATGGTAACTTTTTCAGGCTTGTGGTGGATTATCTTGTTGAGAGCTTATGGGAAGATCACCGGTGACTATGGATTACAAGAAAGAGTGGATGTACAGACTGGCATAAAGCTGATAATAAACCTGTGTCTATCTGATGGGTTTGATATGTTCCCTTCTTTGCTAGTCACTGATGGTTCCTGCATGATAGATAGGCGGATGGGTATTCATGGACATCCACTTGAGATTCAAGTAAGTTGATACTGCCAAGTATCGTTTGAATGTTGCAAGTGGCGTAGCCAGTTCCTCTTTTTGAGTTTAATATACATTTCAAGTTCATCTTGTGAGTCTTTCCTTGACCTGGTATGCTGACATTGGTGTATACTGATATGATAGAAGGTGCTATGCTAGGATATTACAGTGAATCAAAATTTGGTGATAGCTGAACTCTATGATCTTTGGAACTTGATCTTTCCTTAACTTTACACTGTAGGAGAGGGAGGCATAAgcttaatatttttattctaGGTTACTAAGTGTTGGATAGCTAGTCGGAAGGATCCTCCACCTCCAGCAGTGAGGTTGGGTGTTTAGGGGAGTGGCTTTACcaaatagaaaataataatgtcattaatttaatcaatatttCTGTGTTGCACATTCTCAGGGAGTGATCTGAAATGCTATCATTGTTTTCCTTCTATGATTCTCTCTTTGATCTTTTATGGGCTTAATATGTTTGATGTTGCAGGCATTATTTTACTCAGCACTTAGGTGCTCCCGTGAACTGCTTTCTTTGGATGAAGGATCCAAGAATTTGGTGAATGCCATAAACAACAGACTTAGTGCATTGTCATTTCACATTAGAGAATATTATTGGGTTGATATGAAAAAGATCAATGAAATATACCGATATAAGACAGAGGAGTATTCCACTGAAGCCACTAACAAATTCAACATCTACCCTGAACAAATCCCTCATTGGTTGATGGACTGGATTCCCGAGGAAGGTGGTTATCTTATTGGCAATTTACAGCCTGCTCACATGGACTTTAGATTCTTCACACTTGGAAATCTTTGGTCCATTGTGTCATCTTTGGGTACCCCAAAACAGAATGAGTCTATCCTGAATCTGTTTGAAGCAAAGTGGTACGATCTTGTGGGTCTGATGCCCCTTAAGATATGTTACCCAGCTCTGGAGTCTGAAGATTGGCGTATAATCACTGGTAGCGACCCTAAGAACACGTGagctctctctctatatatacatatatttatataaatgtGTGTGTGCTTGTGTAACAACCTACTGAAGGTAGCAGGTTAGCGTTGTATTTGTACCCACTTTTAATTTACCCAAACTACCCTCAATAGTCATTTACGAACACATCAATTATCAGGGCCTTTTGGTCTTTCAATAAAAAAACTAAACAtacttcttcttcctcatccaTCTACTGTCTCTTTCTTTCTGTGTTAatcttctctctctctcatcCATGAGTCTTCCAAATTTTACAAGATAGCAATGCAACTTCAAGGCAACAAAGAAACTCTGTTTTCTTTCATACTGAGCTTCTGAGTAATCTCTCTATTTGGGTAACTTCCTGAAAAGGGAATATGAGAAATgattaactttctttttatagaAAGGATTAAGTGAAGATACAAAAAATTTTGGTGAGAAGATGTGTCCTTAGCatatttttttgacaaagaaTTCTTAGCATATTTTTATGAGTAGAAAAATGTTCTTGTTAATTGTACATTTATGGTTGAGCCCTTTTCTTCCCATTTCTCCAACTTGATTTGAATGATTTTGAAAGTGATCAAGAATGGCTAAGCGGCTGACTACATTCTTGAGTCTTAAACATCACAGAAAATATGATTCATAGTTAAGGCcatcttcttcaatttctcCCATTTATTCTTCACAATGAACTTTTTGGGTATTATAAATGGGTATCCTTTCTCTTCCATAGTCAAACTTCTAATCTTGAATATTTCTCTTTATTCATGGTATTGAGAGCTCAAATCGTGAGTAATACAACACCacatacccaatgtaattccacaagtggagtTTGGAGAGGTTAGGATGTACTCAGATTGAGGGAAGGGGTCTGGAGAAGGCGGGAGATGGGTGTTTGTGAAtttaattgaaaagaaaaagaagtcgTCCCAGCTATTTAATAAGGTAATAAGGATTGGCAGGGTTAGTTTGGATAAATTAAAAGTGGGTACAATGCTAACCTACTACATGATAGTAAGACCATATATATAATGTGTTGTTATCTTTGGGCATTTAAGGCGTCAAGTTACTAATCTTTCCATTTTAACTGTTGCAGACCTTGGTCATATCATAATGGGGGTTCTTGGCCAACTCTTCTCTGGCAGGTTAGGTTGCATTCTCTTCTcgtggttgattgatgattttctcTTAAtgatctctctttctctccGCGATCagaatttgaaatgattttATGTTCTTAACTCAAGTTCCACTGAACTCATTTGATGTCCCTTAGATACTGTGACTACAATGCAATTATTTCATCTCTCTGcctgtaatttttttttgtctttggaGTGTTAGGGAATAGGAACTGAGCAGTAATCCAATAAGCTTATAAATGTTTTATCTTTTTATGACAATTGCAATTTTCCTGGATAAATAGGTAATTGAAACAGTGATCTTAGTTTTGTCCTAGTAAATTTCAACCACGGAATTATATGGAAAACCAAATTCTCCATAACCTGTACCCATTTGGCAGACTGAAGAAGCAACTTAAACTTAttgaatgaaaagaaagaacCAGATTAAAAGTTCTCTTTGCTCTTGATTTATTTAAGATGATGTAGCTGCTGAATTTAAAAGGATGACTGAAATCTATAATGATTATTTATAAATGAATGTCCTAATGTTCCACAAGGCTGTACACATCGACTTTCTCCTCTGACTGTCTGTTTCGTAGTTTTCATCAGTAGGTCCGAAGTATTGTTTAAGATGATAAAGTAACGTTAACTGAAAGCTATTATAACAAACATAGCTGCCCACCTTTGCTGTTTTATGATGTTGCTCTTTCTGTTGGTTCAGTTCACACTGGCATGCATCAAGATGAAAAGGATGGACCTGGCTAAGAAGGCAGTCGATTTAGCTGAGAAAAGGCTTTGGGTGGATCAGTGGCCTGAATATTATGATACAAGGTATGGTAAATTTATAGGAAAGCAAGCCCGGCTGTACCAAACATGGACTATAGCTGGTTTTCTGACATCTAAAATGCTGTTGGAAAATCCAGAGACGGCTTCCTTGCTATTCTGGGAAGAAGACTATGATCTTCTTGAGATTTGTGTCTGTGCTCTTAAGAAATCTGGAAGGAAAAAGTGCTCACGTGGGGCGGCCAAGTCTCAGATCCTTGTATGAGTTAATCATCATTCTTTCAAAGTTTAAACACATTTTACATGTACAGGAAATAGCTAGGTTAAGGGTTTTTGTCTGGAGGGTTTTTTTCAACCTCAAGACTTAAAACAAAAGAAGACATAGTTTTTCACACAGCATTATGGAATTACCATTATTTTTGTAAGCCAATCAATTGTAATAGTACTTCAACTTAGGAAATGAAGCCAAATTCATTTAAGGCCTTCATAACAGGAACTAGTCTGTACATATATTATACTACGAATACTATGATTGACATGTTTGTATTTGTTTCTTATAGTTTGTGTAAGATGCATAGGAGGTTTTATGTTTCTTTATGATtgatattttgtcatttttcttaaGCTCTATATACTCTGGTTCCTTTAACCTTCATCAGTAAAAACTCCATGAATGATGAATGGAGTTCAAACCTTCATCAATTCAAATTTCAAGAACAATTCATGGGGTTCAAACTCCAACCCCGCTAGAAGTTTCGAGttgtaaaattaattaatagtgtagattgtttttcttttagtcATTTCTTTTCACATCTTCTGCGCTCAGccatttttgtttctttctctATGAAGAAGGCTTATAAAGAGATGAAGAAGGCTTATAAGTTATAACTTTAGCAAATTTCACTttcctaaaaaataattaaaaattagaataatttaaggaaaattttaGTATAAGTACTGAAAAAcacttttcttcttattttttttcaaacacagAGAATACCAGTGGC
This window encodes:
- the LOC129886061 gene encoding alkaline/neutral invertase A, mitochondrial, yielding MKSINFITMTLCCRILIPCRSNSFLGLPFKKTHNSFSKNSSNFRLNFRKKCDFHSYPHRILGAGRIINRTQKLFCVVSNSSCGQSRVFTRNCNGINPIGASKRGFRVIASVASDFRNYSTSVEKTRANDKNFERIYVQGGLNAKKPLMVENAELDEHAATAQHENVDSVKEGEGQVDVQAGREESQTVKEAWKLLENAVVTYCGSPIGTLAANDLNDKLPLNYDQVFIRDFIPSALAFLLKGEKEIVRNFLLHTLQLQSWEKTVDCYSPGQGLMPASFKVRTVPLDDNKYEEVLDPDFGESAIGRVAPVDSGLWWIILLRAYGKITGDYGLQERVDVQTGIKLIINLCLSDGFDMFPSLLVTDGSCMIDRRMGIHGHPLEIQALFYSALRCSRELLSLDEGSKNLVNAINNRLSALSFHIREYYWVDMKKINEIYRYKTEEYSTEATNKFNIYPEQIPHWLMDWIPEEGGYLIGNLQPAHMDFRFFTLGNLWSIVSSLGTPKQNESILNLFEAKWYDLVGLMPLKICYPALESEDWRIITGSDPKNTPWSYHNGGSWPTLLWQFTLACIKMKRMDLAKKAVDLAEKRLWVDQWPEYYDTRYGKFIGKQARLYQTWTIAGFLTSKMLLENPETASLLFWEEDYDLLEICVCALKKSGRKKCSRGAAKSQILV